The stretch of DNA TCGATATCGTCCACATGTTCGAGCCAGTCGTGAAGTGGAACACGCAGATTAGCGAACCCGAAGTCGTGGGCGAATCGGTCAGGAAGGCGTTCAAACTCGCAGAGTACCAAAAGCCCGGCGCGACCCACCTAGAGTTCCCCGAAGACGTGGCGGGAGAGGAGACGAACGCGGAACCGCTCGAACAGCGCGGCCGGGTTCGCCGGCCAAACCCCGACGAAGCGTCGGTCGAGCGCGCGACAGAGCTGCTCTGTGGAGCCGAGAAACCGCTCATTCTCGCTGGCAACGGTGCGGTGCGAACCCACGCTGGCGACCTGCTCGAACGGATTGTCGAGCAGACGAACATGCCCGTCGTCGCCACGTACATGGGCAAAGGCGCGATTTCTGACGCGGACGACCACTCGCTGATGACGCTCGATTCGGGTGCGAACGACGAAGCCCACGCCGTCATCGAGCGCGCGGACGCGGTGCTCGCCATTGGCTACGACATCGCAGAACACGATCCAGCGAACTGGAACCCCGACCTCGACAAGGAAGTCGTCCACCTCGACCACGAGCCAGCAGAAGTGTATGAACACTACAACCCCGACGTGGAGTTGGTCTGTGACATCACGGCGGGGCTTCGAGCCTTGGACGCCCACCTCGACGGCTGTTCGACGGACGACGACTGGTACGCCACCGAGCGGGAGACGCTCGTGACGGAAGTCGAGACGAAACCCGACGCGGACGCCGAGTTCAGCGTGGCTGGCACCCTCCCATATCTCCGCGAAGCCATGGCCGACGACGACGTGCTCATCTCCGACGTGGGCCACCACAAGATGGTCATCGCTCAGAACTTCCCGGCCTACGAACCGAACACAACCATCATCTCGAACGGACTTGCGACGATGGGAATTGCGGTCCCGGGAGCCGTTGCCGCAGACCTCGCGGTGGACGCGAACGTCGTTGCGGCAACGGGCGACGGCGGCTTCCTGATGAATGCCGCGGAAATCGAAACCGCAACCCGACTCGGCTGTGGGTTCACCATCATCGTGTTCAACGACGACGATTACGGCCTCATCTCGAAAAAACAGCGCGACCACACCGGCGAATCGTTTGGAACCCACCTCACGAACCCCGATTTCGTCACGTTCGCAGAGAGCTTCGGCATCGACGCCTACCGCCCCGACTCGTGGGACGAACTCGAAACCGTGTTACAAACAGTCGTCCCCGCAGACGAGATGGCGCTGGTCGAAGTGCCCTACTCACGGAGTTAGGGACGCGTCGTCGCCCACACCGCAAGCGACCCGAGCAAGAACGCTGGAATGAGCGGCAGAAACAGGTAGGTGTCTCGATACGAGAGGCCGAGGCCCACGACGAAGTCTTGGGCCATCGGCAGGAGTAAAATCGCACCCGGGATGACGAG from Haladaptatus sp. ZSTT2 encodes:
- a CDS encoding acetolactate synthase large subunit; its protein translation is MKASDLLVECLTLEGVEYIFGLPGEELEDVLFSLEASSIEFIPTRHEQGAAFMADVHGRLTGEAGVCLSTLGPGATNLLTGVADAHLDKSPLVAITGQGGRERLHKESHQALDIVHMFEPVVKWNTQISEPEVVGESVRKAFKLAEYQKPGATHLEFPEDVAGEETNAEPLEQRGRVRRPNPDEASVERATELLCGAEKPLILAGNGAVRTHAGDLLERIVEQTNMPVVATYMGKGAISDADDHSLMTLDSGANDEAHAVIERADAVLAIGYDIAEHDPANWNPDLDKEVVHLDHEPAEVYEHYNPDVELVCDITAGLRALDAHLDGCSTDDDWYATERETLVTEVETKPDADAEFSVAGTLPYLREAMADDDVLISDVGHHKMVIAQNFPAYEPNTTIISNGLATMGIAVPGAVAADLAVDANVVAATGDGGFLMNAAEIETATRLGCGFTIIVFNDDDYGLISKKQRDHTGESFGTHLTNPDFVTFAESFGIDAYRPDSWDELETVLQTVVPADEMALVEVPYSRS